One stretch of Schizosaccharomyces pombe strain 972h- genome assembly, chromosome: III DNA includes these proteins:
- the lsg1 gene encoding Lsk1 complex gamma subunit lsg1, giving the protein MDPFEGRMTFLQLLGKLNASQFSQIKPAQFAIKHLDLEEDLYSCIWEELESGSFNTRVNIMYFVDTLCEMCLKNGLTGGYLNMISRDICKLVQNVAPIGAAGAANAPEVRKVLQSLHEKKVIDDNQYKDAMATVEAHEQASKSGDTSTSGAISKNDILKRIEEDRERHKRMRENIWAISEPELEAEIAWNTTQGITESDLESLKDEYEKFNECLHATS; this is encoded by the coding sequence atggaTCCATTTGAGGGCCGCATGACATTTCTACAGCTTTTGGGAAAATTGAATGCATCGCAATTCTCTCAAATTAAACCCGCGCAATTTGCAATTAAGCATCTAGACTTGGAAGAAGACTTATATTCATGTATATGGGAGGAACTAGAGTCAGGTTCGTTCAATACAAGAGTGAATATCATGTACTTTGTGGACACACTCTGTGAGATGTGCTTAAAAAATGGCCTTACAGGTGGATATCTTAATATGATTAGTAGAGATATCTGTAAGCTAGTCCAGAACGTAGCTCCTATAGGAGCTGCTGGAGCTGCTAACGCTCCAGAGGTTAGAAAAGTACTCCAGTCTTTGCATGAAAAGAAGGTAATCGATGATAATCAATATAAAGATGCTATGGCTACGGTAGAAGCCCATGAACAAGCGAGCAAGTCAGGTGATACCAGTACTTCAGGAGCCATTTCAAAAAACGACATTCTTAAGAGGATTGAAGAAGACAGAGAGCGACACAAAAGAATGCGTGAAAACATTTGGGCTATTTCAGAACCAGAGTTAGAAGCGGAAATTGCATGGAACACTACCCAAGGAATTACTGAAAGCGATTTGGAATCCCTAAAGGATGAATACGAAAAGTTTAATGAATGTCTTCATGCAACTTCCTGA